One Rhizobiales bacterium GAS188 DNA window includes the following coding sequences:
- a CDS encoding Site-specific recombinase XerD, which yields MTDKAISPLRQRMIEDMTARHFAEKVQKDYIRYVKNFAAFLGRSPDAATSEDLRLFQLHMTKTHVSPGSINAAIVALRFFFKVTLERDDLVRRLTLVREPRRAPIVLSPEEVARLLEAAPGVKYKAALSVAYGAGLRVSEVVALKVSDIDSKRMTLRVEQGKGDKDRYVMLSPQLLELLRDWWHVARPRAWLFPGLDPVNPMSARQLRRAVFAAAQTAGIAKRVSPHTLRHSFATHLLEQNVDIRVIQVLLGHAKLDTTALYTRVAVNTIRDVTSPLERLSLNLAKNPTKHEAPA from the coding sequence ATGACCGACAAGGCCATCAGCCCATTGCGCCAGCGCATGATCGAAGACATGACGGCTCGTCATTTCGCGGAGAAGGTCCAGAAGGACTACATCCGTTACGTCAAAAACTTCGCAGCTTTCCTCGGCCGCTCGCCCGATGCCGCCACCAGCGAGGATCTTCGTCTGTTTCAATTGCACATGACGAAGACCCATGTGAGCCCGGGGAGCATCAATGCCGCGATCGTCGCGCTCCGGTTCTTTTTCAAGGTGACGCTCGAACGGGACGATCTGGTCCGGCGTCTGACGTTGGTGCGCGAACCGCGCAGGGCGCCGATCGTGTTGAGCCCCGAGGAAGTGGCGCGACTTCTGGAGGCCGCCCCCGGCGTCAAATACAAGGCGGCGCTCAGCGTGGCTTATGGGGCCGGTTTGCGCGTGTCCGAGGTCGTCGCGTTGAAGGTGTCCGATATCGACAGCAAGCGCATGACGCTCCGCGTTGAGCAAGGCAAGGGCGACAAGGATCGCTATGTCATGCTCTCGCCGCAACTGCTTGAGTTACTGCGCGACTGGTGGCATGTGGCGCGCCCACGGGCTTGGCTGTTCCCTGGGCTCGATCCGGTCAACCCAATGTCCGCCCGGCAGCTCCGTCGCGCCGTTTTCGCTGCGGCGCAGACGGCGGGAATCGCCAAGCGCGTGTCGCCCCACACGCTGCGGCATAGCTTCGCCACGCATTTGCTCGAACAGAATGTCGATATCAGGGTGATCCAGGTTCTGCTCGGACACGCCAAGCTCGATACGACCGCGCTCTATACGCGTGTCGCCGTCAACACGATCCGCGACGTAACGAGCCCCCTGGAGCGGCTCAGCTTGAACTTAGCCAAGAACCCGACCAAGCACGAAGCGCCCGCATGA
- a CDS encoding Uncharacterized conserved protein — MIRAILGIIALSFAQVLPSTVPVAAQAAGATGDWREQYAYALGMQAYIYGFPYVYMSEVRWGQVAQKVDPELLPHAAVNHFWHSKMMGGPESQAGGSPNNDTLYSIAWLDLSKEPLILSVPDVGDRYYTIEIASFDSDNFAYVGMRTTGTKAGNYAIVGPSWNGNLPSDVERLTPSRTPSAFILGRTLLRGPDDLPAIRTVMAQYKLTPLSLWGKPDAQIPESYDVLKPFDRKTDPLADWKTLNATMAENPPPSRHEVLLKQFAQIGIGPGLDVDTLDEATKRGLARAAVDGGNLLDAAIRQGARQNNVNGWKYPPPDMGRAGDKDDFILRAALQSLWGIVANDPAEAIYLNTSTGPDGQQLTGDNRYVMHFPKNGLPEAKAFWSITLYDAKHNLVANPIKRYAIGDRDKLKFNADRSLDIYIQNQSPGADKESNWLPAPTGEFNLVLRSYLPSPDLQAQRWAPPPVKKMD; from the coding sequence ATGATCAGAGCAATACTCGGAATCATCGCGCTGTCATTCGCACAGGTGCTCCCCTCGACCGTGCCTGTTGCGGCCCAAGCCGCGGGCGCCACGGGCGACTGGCGCGAACAATACGCCTACGCGCTCGGCATGCAGGCGTACATTTACGGATTTCCGTATGTGTATATGTCGGAGGTGCGGTGGGGCCAAGTCGCGCAGAAGGTCGACCCCGAGCTCCTTCCTCACGCTGCGGTGAACCATTTTTGGCATAGTAAGATGATGGGCGGGCCTGAGTCACAGGCGGGTGGCTCGCCGAACAACGACACGCTGTACTCGATCGCGTGGCTCGACCTCTCGAAGGAGCCGTTGATCCTGTCGGTGCCCGATGTTGGTGACCGCTACTACACGATTGAAATCGCGAGCTTCGACTCGGACAACTTCGCGTATGTCGGCATGAGGACGACGGGCACCAAGGCGGGCAACTATGCCATCGTCGGGCCATCGTGGAACGGCAATCTGCCCAGCGATGTCGAGCGACTGACGCCATCGAGAACGCCTTCCGCATTCATACTTGGGCGGACGCTGTTGAGAGGTCCGGACGACCTGCCCGCAATCCGCACAGTCATGGCTCAGTACAAGCTGACCCCGCTGAGTCTGTGGGGCAAGCCCGACGCTCAAATCCCGGAGAGCTACGACGTATTGAAGCCATTCGACAGAAAGACAGACCCGCTCGCCGATTGGAAGACATTGAATGCAACGATGGCTGAGAACCCGCCTCCGTCGCGGCACGAGGTTCTGCTCAAACAATTCGCGCAAATCGGTATCGGTCCCGGACTCGATGTCGATACGCTCGACGAGGCAACCAAGCGCGGTTTGGCACGAGCTGCGGTCGATGGTGGAAATCTGCTTGACGCGGCGATCCGCCAGGGCGCGCGGCAGAATAACGTCAATGGCTGGAAATATCCACCGCCGGATATGGGCCGGGCTGGCGACAAGGACGATTTCATCCTTCGCGCGGCGCTCCAAAGCTTGTGGGGGATCGTCGCCAACGATCCGGCGGAGGCAATTTATCTGAACACCTCGACTGGGCCAGATGGGCAACAACTTACCGGCGACAATCGCTACGTGATGCACTTCCCGAAAAACGGGTTGCCCGAGGCGAAAGCGTTCTGGTCGATCACTTTGTACGACGCGAAGCACAACCTGGTTGCCAACCCGATCAAACGCTACGCGATCGGCGACCGTGACAAGCTCAAGTTCAACGCCGATCGCTCGCTCGACATTTACATCCAGAACCAGTCTCCAGGCGCGGACAAGGAGTCGAACTGGCTGCCCGCGCCGACGGGGGAGTTCAATCTCGTTCTGCGCAGCTACCTGCCCAGCCCTGACCTTCAGGCGCAACGGTGGGCACCGCCGCCGGTGAAGAAGATGGACTGA
- a CDS encoding Uncharacterized conserved protein: protein MGNQDRVTRRCALLGATGLLAASGLETSVPLTLASPALAQVAKPKMATEIPPDITTPDRVASRLGTLNFFDGVPDKATCEKVYDNLDFMRGVEVFLNTMAAASTQANFVGLRSVGCDNHTVLIHEDRVDAKTLLLTPNTQTATLWAPLDLKAGPLVVEIPPGVLGLADDHWMRHITDMGLSGPDKGGGGKYVFLPPDYQGQTPDGYFVARSRTFNMTFGLRGFTIKGDTRPAVEAFHKQFKIYPLDQAGNPPPTKIINGSGLYLNTIHASTFKFFEEINQVVQEEPISAVDPEIAGQLAAIGIIKCKPFAPDERMKRILTEAAAVGIATARAIVFRARSDDFYFYPGKSNWRPIFVGGSYLFMQNGAALLDARINFFYQATGVSPAMAAAPVGSGSQYAAAMVDARGNPFDGGKTYRLHLPPNIPAKQFWSLIPYDTQTRSVLQTDQRDAGLSSETGAVATNADGSVDIYFAPTRPRGKENWIQTVPGKSWFVYFRLYSPLEPWCDKSWRPGDIEGLA from the coding sequence ATGGGAAATCAGGACAGGGTCACCCGCCGTTGTGCTCTCCTAGGAGCAACTGGGCTGCTAGCAGCGTCTGGGCTTGAGACGTCGGTTCCATTGACGCTGGCCAGTCCTGCCCTTGCGCAGGTTGCCAAGCCGAAAATGGCGACCGAAATCCCGCCCGATATCACAACGCCTGATCGGGTGGCGTCGCGGCTCGGCACTTTGAATTTTTTCGACGGAGTGCCCGACAAGGCAACGTGTGAGAAGGTTTATGACAACCTCGACTTCATGCGCGGCGTCGAAGTTTTCCTCAACACGATGGCGGCCGCCTCCACCCAGGCCAATTTTGTGGGGCTAAGGAGCGTCGGTTGCGACAACCACACCGTCCTCATTCACGAAGATCGCGTTGATGCCAAGACGCTATTGCTAACCCCAAATACGCAGACCGCGACGCTTTGGGCGCCTCTTGATCTCAAGGCCGGTCCGCTGGTCGTGGAAATTCCTCCCGGGGTTCTCGGGCTCGCAGACGACCACTGGATGAGGCACATCACCGATATGGGCCTTTCGGGTCCGGATAAGGGAGGCGGCGGCAAATACGTTTTTCTGCCCCCTGACTACCAGGGACAGACGCCCGACGGCTACTTCGTCGCCAGATCGAGAACTTTCAATATGACGTTTGGGCTGCGTGGCTTCACAATTAAAGGCGACACGCGACCGGCAGTGGAAGCCTTTCACAAGCAGTTTAAGATCTATCCGCTCGACCAAGCCGGTAATCCGCCGCCTACGAAAATCATCAATGGCTCTGGTTTATACTTGAATACGATCCACGCCAGCACGTTCAAGTTCTTTGAAGAAATCAATCAGGTAGTTCAGGAGGAGCCGATCTCGGCAGTTGATCCGGAGATTGCCGGCCAACTTGCGGCCATTGGGATCATCAAATGCAAGCCGTTCGCGCCCGATGAGCGGATGAAAAGGATTCTCACGGAGGCGGCGGCAGTCGGCATTGCTACTGCGCGTGCGATCGTGTTCAGAGCCCGCAGTGACGACTTTTACTTCTACCCTGGAAAGTCGAACTGGCGCCCGATATTTGTCGGGGGTAGCTACTTGTTCATGCAAAATGGTGCGGCGCTGCTCGACGCACGGATCAACTTCTTCTATCAGGCGACCGGCGTTTCGCCGGCTATGGCGGCCGCACCCGTGGGAAGCGGGTCACAGTATGCAGCAGCAATGGTGGATGCGAGAGGCAATCCGTTCGACGGAGGCAAGACCTATCGACTCCACCTGCCGCCGAACATTCCCGCCAAGCAGTTCTGGTCGCTCATCCCCTATGACACGCAGACACGATCTGTGCTGCAGACGGATCAGCGCGATGCCGGTCTAAGCAGTGAGACCGGAGCGGTTGCAACCAATGCTGACGGTTCGGTTGATATTTACTTTGCTCCGACGCGACCTCGAGGAAAAGAGAACTGGATCCAAACGGTCCCGGGCAAAAGCTGGTTCGTTTATTTCCGTCTCTACTCGCCACTGGAGCCGTGGTGCGACAAGAGTTGGCGGCCGGGCGATATAGAGGGGTTGGCGTGA
- a CDS encoding Uncharacterized conserved protein, with protein sequence MGPNRRETISFLAGGGLATASAMAPARARGAKPGGPATATGPNGPQKIQTRIGTLEFTHDFANGYPTDATIDKLYDERNFQRACQAYLWALPAVAFAAWQRGVTQQLGAKNGQIVAILSLEARRGILTANATTPYYLGFADLSAGPLIMVMPASGAQGGISDAWQRELEGTAEPGTYLVLGPAQTAPDTTGYIVRQSPTFGIFLGVRLTEADPAKANQALGQLQMYPYAQRDNPPKSEILDVGTKTWSGLPPRGMEYWQRLDDVIQREPIEPRDIFFHAMLRPLGLEKGKPFKPDARQTKILTDAVLVGEAMAKANSADRRFKDGKYRPDAHWDFALRLDADDPDGFWNLLDERASWFYEAVGAGPAMAPKRPGPSSAYLSAYRDKVGKWLDGGISYRLRIPPNPPIKLFWSVTVYDVDTRSLILNKQKIADRSSRMDLRNNADGSVDIYCGPREPAGFEKNWIPTVAGKNWFAYFRFYQPTKAYFDRSWPLPDFEQV encoded by the coding sequence ATGGGACCGAACCGTCGAGAAACGATCTCATTTTTGGCGGGTGGAGGTCTCGCTACAGCCAGCGCCATGGCTCCGGCTCGCGCGCGGGGCGCGAAGCCTGGAGGCCCAGCCACGGCCACGGGTCCGAACGGACCACAAAAGATCCAAACCCGCATTGGCACGCTCGAGTTCACCCACGACTTCGCCAACGGCTATCCGACCGACGCGACGATCGACAAGCTTTACGACGAGCGTAATTTCCAACGGGCCTGCCAAGCCTATCTCTGGGCACTTCCGGCGGTCGCATTCGCCGCGTGGCAGCGTGGCGTCACGCAACAACTCGGCGCCAAGAACGGGCAGATCGTTGCGATCCTGTCGCTCGAAGCCCGGCGCGGCATCCTGACCGCCAATGCGACGACGCCCTATTACCTCGGGTTCGCCGATCTCTCCGCCGGGCCGCTTATCATGGTGATGCCGGCGAGCGGCGCGCAGGGCGGAATCAGCGACGCCTGGCAGCGTGAACTCGAAGGGACCGCGGAGCCGGGCACCTACCTGGTCCTCGGGCCGGCTCAGACGGCGCCTGACACCACCGGCTATATCGTGCGTCAGTCGCCGACATTCGGCATCTTTCTCGGCGTGCGATTGACCGAGGCCGATCCCGCCAAAGCCAACCAGGCTTTGGGGCAGTTGCAGATGTACCCCTATGCGCAGCGCGACAATCCGCCGAAGAGTGAAATCCTCGATGTGGGCACGAAGACCTGGAGCGGACTCCCGCCGCGTGGGATGGAATACTGGCAGCGGCTCGACGACGTGATCCAGCGTGAGCCGATCGAGCCGCGCGACATCTTTTTCCACGCGATGCTCCGACCCCTCGGCCTGGAGAAAGGCAAGCCCTTCAAGCCGGATGCGCGGCAGACGAAAATCCTCACCGACGCTGTGCTGGTCGGGGAGGCCATGGCAAAGGCCAATTCGGCAGATCGCAGGTTCAAGGACGGGAAATATCGTCCCGACGCGCACTGGGACTTTGCATTGCGCCTGGACGCCGACGATCCCGACGGCTTCTGGAACCTGCTCGACGAGCGCGCATCGTGGTTCTACGAGGCCGTCGGCGCCGGCCCCGCGATGGCGCCCAAGCGTCCAGGTCCTTCATCGGCGTACCTCAGTGCGTACAGGGACAAGGTCGGCAAGTGGCTGGACGGCGGCATCTCGTATCGCCTTCGCATTCCGCCCAATCCGCCGATCAAGCTCTTCTGGTCGGTCACGGTCTACGACGTCGATACGCGCTCACTGATCCTGAACAAGCAGAAGATCGCCGACCGCTCCTCCCGCATGGATCTGCGCAATAACGCGGACGGCTCGGTCGACATCTATTGCGGACCGCGGGAGCCGGCCGGTTTCGAGAAGAACTGGATACCGACCGTGGCCGGAAAGAATTGGTTCGCTTACTTTAGATTCTACCAGCCGACCAAAGCCTATTTCGATCGATCCTGGCCACTACCGGACTTTGAGCAAGTGTAG
- a CDS encoding Uncharacterized conserved protein yields MKRTVLAALPILCLAGAVQAQDFSAEELTSRTVERRAVEAVIWGMPAVNLDLMLQAMIGSAKGKPNQIVYWSRLPDWKNQTLTPNPDVIYVMPFFDTKDAGPMVLEIPPADDGVINGTVMDAWQIPLEDVGSAGVDKGEGGKYLILPPGYSAVVPDGYIALPSPNYRGYALLRSILKSGSDSDIAKAVAYAKRIKVYPLSQASNPPPTTFVDAIDVVYDSTIPYDLRFFQSLDRVVQSEPWLARDKIMIGMLKSIGIEKGKPFDPDAKTRDVLGSAARESHALLEIKYEGMFKPYFDISHWALPAMPDYLRASSDGFSDPTAYPVDSRGLAFTFAFFTPKHLGQGQSYLMTTKDKDGQNFDGRESYRLSVPARVPVNQYWSVTVYDRATHGFIRSVNRSGRSSQSPGLQVNTDGSVDIWFGPSAPAGKDSNWVPTNPNGQFELLFRFYGPEKPLLDRTWKLPDVERVVAR; encoded by the coding sequence ATGAAGAGAACCGTCCTCGCAGCCCTCCCCATTCTCTGTCTTGCAGGAGCAGTGCAGGCGCAGGATTTCTCCGCCGAGGAGTTGACCAGCCGCACAGTAGAGCGCCGCGCCGTCGAGGCGGTGATCTGGGGCATGCCGGCGGTGAACCTCGACCTGATGCTTCAAGCGATGATCGGCAGCGCCAAGGGGAAGCCAAATCAGATTGTCTATTGGTCGCGCCTGCCGGATTGGAAAAACCAGACGCTCACTCCCAACCCCGATGTTATCTACGTCATGCCGTTCTTCGACACGAAGGATGCTGGTCCGATGGTGTTGGAAATCCCGCCCGCCGACGACGGGGTGATCAACGGCACTGTCATGGACGCCTGGCAAATACCGCTGGAGGATGTCGGGTCGGCCGGCGTCGACAAAGGCGAGGGCGGCAAATATCTGATCCTGCCTCCTGGCTATTCGGCCGTCGTTCCGGACGGCTATATCGCGCTGCCCTCGCCGAACTATCGGGGCTATGCACTGCTGCGATCGATCCTCAAGAGCGGCAGCGATTCCGACATCGCCAAGGCGGTAGCCTACGCGAAGCGCATCAAGGTGTACCCGCTCTCGCAGGCATCGAATCCCCCGCCGACGACATTCGTCGATGCGATCGACGTGGTCTACGACTCCACAATTCCTTACGACCTGCGTTTCTTCCAGTCCCTCGACCGGGTGGTCCAATCGGAACCGTGGCTCGCGCGCGACAAGATTATGATCGGCATGCTCAAGTCGATCGGCATCGAGAAGGGGAAGCCGTTCGATCCGGATGCAAAAACACGGGACGTACTGGGGTCGGCCGCGCGTGAATCCCACGCTCTCCTCGAAATAAAATACGAGGGCATGTTCAAGCCCTATTTCGACATAAGTCATTGGGCGCTCCCCGCAATGCCTGACTACCTCCGAGCGTCGTCGGACGGGTTCTCCGATCCGACTGCCTATCCTGTCGACAGCCGCGGCCTCGCCTTCACCTTCGCGTTCTTCACGCCGAAGCACCTCGGACAAGGCCAGTCCTATCTCATGACTACCAAAGACAAGGACGGGCAGAATTTCGACGGTCGCGAAAGCTACCGACTGAGCGTGCCGGCGCGTGTACCCGTGAACCAATACTGGTCGGTGACTGTATATGACCGAGCCACGCACGGGTTCATCCGCTCCGTAAATCGATCCGGCCGCAGCTCGCAAAGCCCAGGCCTGCAAGTAAATACAGACGGCTCGGTGGACATCTGGTTTGGTCCAAGCGCTCCGGCCGGCAAGGATTCGAACTGGGTGCCGACGAATCCGAACGGCCAATTCGAATTGCTGTTCCGCTTCTACGGCCCTGAAAAGCCGCTGCTCGATAGAACCTGGAAGCTGCCGGATGTTGAGCGGGTTGTAGCTCGGTGA
- a CDS encoding RND family efflux transporter, MFP subunit: protein MIVILLNSYIALLALFVWLRFIPFNLFWKLSPAVVAAALLIGLFIPMGWGAPSGPAAVIRNSVQIVPSVAGEVVDVPVVANTPAKAGDVLFRIDPTTYQAQVQAIEAQLKLAELRLGQYSELQRRDTGRAFDVQQRESEVDQLRAQLDGAKWNLDKTTVRAPADGYVTNLALRKGARVTTLAPAMAFIDTSESILGVEIPQIYARYVEAGQPVEVTFKIRPGEVYTAKVETVLQAIATGQAQPGGLAVAPTGIEAAPFVVRIKLDDQDLARSLPAGSTGLAAIYTDHVKAAHVIRKVVLRQTAILNYVNPF, encoded by the coding sequence ATGATCGTCATCCTGCTCAATTCCTATATCGCGCTCCTCGCTTTGTTCGTCTGGCTGAGATTCATTCCCTTCAACCTGTTCTGGAAGCTGTCGCCGGCGGTCGTGGCCGCCGCCCTTCTCATCGGCCTGTTCATTCCGATGGGCTGGGGCGCGCCTTCTGGGCCGGCGGCGGTGATCCGCAATTCGGTGCAGATCGTCCCCTCGGTCGCGGGTGAAGTCGTCGATGTGCCCGTCGTCGCGAACACGCCCGCCAAGGCGGGCGACGTGCTCTTCCGCATCGACCCGACCACCTATCAGGCGCAAGTTCAGGCGATCGAGGCGCAGCTCAAATTGGCCGAGCTGCGGCTCGGCCAATACTCCGAGCTCCAGCGCCGCGACACGGGCCGCGCCTTCGACGTACAGCAGCGCGAATCCGAGGTCGACCAGCTGCGCGCGCAGCTCGACGGCGCGAAATGGAATCTCGACAAGACCACGGTGCGGGCGCCGGCCGACGGCTATGTCACCAATCTCGCCCTGCGCAAGGGCGCACGCGTCACGACGCTCGCCCCCGCGATGGCCTTCATCGACACTTCGGAATCCATCCTGGGCGTGGAGATCCCCCAGATCTATGCGCGCTATGTCGAAGCCGGCCAGCCGGTCGAGGTCACGTTCAAGATCAGGCCCGGCGAGGTCTACACCGCGAAGGTGGAGACCGTGCTGCAGGCGATCGCGACCGGCCAGGCCCAACCCGGCGGCCTCGCGGTCGCGCCGACCGGGATCGAGGCTGCGCCCTTCGTGGTCCGCATCAAGCTCGACGATCAGGACCTGGCGCGCAGCCTGCCGGCCGGCAGCACCGGTCTCGCAGCCATCTACACCGACCATGTCAAGGCGGCTCACGTCATCCGGAAGGTCGTCCTGCGGCAGACCGCCATTCTGAATTACGTGAACCCCTTCTGA
- a CDS encoding arylsulfatase, with protein sequence MSDRCEENDAPRFRSAGPQAQSLSRRNILLTGTTFAAASALSSVSATRPAQAQQAPAPAGGSKPNILVIMGDDIGLTNVSAYSMGLMGYRTPNIDRVAKEGMIFTDYYAEQSCTAGRSSFITGQATLRTGLSKVGIPGSPIGLQARDITIAEALKPLGYATGQFGKNHLGDRNEYLPTVHGFDEFLGNLYHLNAEEDPETFNYPRDPKFKELFGPRGVLRCKATDVDDPTEQPRWGRVGKQTIEDTGPLTRKRMETIDDETSAAAMDFMDRQVKANKPFFCWMNTTRMHFRTHVRAEHRDQPGLTARTEYADGMIEHDGTVGSLLRKLDELGIVNNTIVIYTTDNGPHENSWPDGAMTPFRSEKATNWEGAFRVPCMIRWPGHIEAGEVSNEIVSGHDWFPTLLAAAGEPEIKNKLLTGYTAVGKTFKVHVDGYNQLPYLAGQEAKGAREGFFYFNDDGDLVSLRYANWKVVFAEQRAAGTLAVWGEPFTKLRMPKLYDLHADPFERADIISNTYWDWVLDHGYIMAGAQAGVAQFLATFKEFPPSQRAASFTIDQVMEKLKESIGD encoded by the coding sequence ATGAGTGACCGATGTGAGGAAAACGATGCTCCTCGCTTCAGGAGTGCCGGGCCGCAGGCGCAAAGCCTCAGCCGCCGCAACATTTTGCTGACCGGCACGACCTTTGCGGCAGCCTCGGCGCTGAGCTCCGTCAGCGCAACCCGGCCCGCGCAGGCGCAACAGGCGCCGGCGCCCGCTGGAGGAAGCAAGCCCAACATCCTCGTCATCATGGGCGACGATATCGGCCTGACAAATGTGAGCGCGTATTCGATGGGGCTCATGGGCTATCGCACGCCGAACATCGACCGCGTCGCCAAGGAAGGCATGATCTTCACCGACTACTACGCCGAGCAGAGCTGCACGGCGGGGCGATCGAGCTTCATCACCGGACAGGCGACGTTACGCACCGGCCTTTCCAAGGTCGGTATCCCCGGCTCTCCGATCGGCCTTCAGGCGCGTGATATCACCATCGCCGAGGCGCTCAAGCCGCTCGGTTACGCGACGGGGCAGTTCGGGAAGAACCATCTCGGTGACCGCAACGAGTACCTGCCTACAGTTCATGGCTTCGACGAATTCCTCGGCAACCTCTATCATCTCAACGCCGAGGAAGACCCGGAAACCTTCAACTATCCGAGAGACCCCAAGTTCAAGGAGCTGTTCGGTCCGCGTGGCGTTCTGCGCTGCAAGGCAACGGATGTCGACGATCCGACCGAGCAGCCGCGCTGGGGTAGGGTCGGCAAGCAGACGATCGAGGATACTGGTCCGCTGACCAGAAAGCGGATGGAAACGATCGACGACGAGACCTCTGCGGCCGCCATGGATTTCATGGATCGGCAGGTCAAGGCCAACAAGCCGTTCTTCTGTTGGATGAACACCACACGCATGCACTTTCGAACGCATGTGCGGGCCGAGCATCGCGACCAGCCGGGGCTGACCGCACGGACCGAATATGCCGACGGAATGATCGAGCATGACGGCACGGTCGGCTCCCTGCTTAGGAAGCTCGACGAACTCGGCATCGTCAACAACACGATCGTCATCTACACGACCGATAATGGCCCGCACGAAAATTCCTGGCCAGACGGTGCCATGACCCCGTTCCGGAGCGAGAAGGCCACGAATTGGGAGGGAGCGTTCCGGGTGCCGTGCATGATCCGGTGGCCGGGCCATATTGAAGCAGGCGAAGTTTCGAACGAGATCGTCAGCGGGCACGACTGGTTTCCGACCCTGCTCGCCGCGGCCGGTGAGCCCGAGATCAAGAACAAGTTGCTCACGGGGTACACCGCCGTCGGGAAGACGTTCAAGGTGCATGTCGACGGCTATAACCAGCTTCCCTACCTCGCGGGGCAGGAGGCGAAAGGGGCTCGCGAAGGGTTTTTCTACTTCAACGACGACGGCGACCTGGTGAGCCTGCGCTACGCGAACTGGAAAGTTGTGTTCGCGGAGCAGCGCGCGGCGGGAACACTGGCGGTATGGGGAGAGCCGTTCACGAAGCTCCGTATGCCCAAACTATACGACCTGCACGCTGATCCCTTCGAGCGAGCTGACATTATTTCGAACACCTACTGGGACTGGGTCCTCGATCACGGCTACATCATGGCCGGTGCGCAGGCCGGTGTTGCGCAATTCCTGGCGACGTTCAAGGAGTTCCCGCCCAGCCAGCGCGCGGCCTCGTTCACCATCGATCAAGTGATGGAGAAGCTCAAGGAGAGCATCGGCGACTGA
- a CDS encoding Uncharacterized conserved protein: MTRIFSHCRSGTNAGRRVKKASVAVLFALSSVTLGAGPSHADEGGVSFWLPGEFGSLAAVPGAPGWAFSSIYIHPSVKASGGTTFIRGGQFVAGVTGRGDLLAYGPTYIFATPVLGGQASVSLLNVGGRNWASISATLTGPMGNTIEGTKSQSLTSLGDLLPQASLKWNYGVHNFMVYGTGDIPVGDYDSSRLANLGLGHGAIDGGGGYTYFNPASGLEFSSVLGFTYNFENQHTKYQNGVDAHLDWGASYFLTKQFHFGAVGYYYQQLTGDSGTGAKLGPFKSRVAGIGPQLGYIFPVGDKVQGYFNVKAYKEFAAKNRPDGWNFWVTVSFSAAPPHPSEPEAVSLVR; the protein is encoded by the coding sequence ATGACCCGCATTTTCTCCCATTGCCGCAGCGGCACTAACGCGGGGAGGCGCGTCAAGAAAGCATCCGTGGCCGTGCTGTTCGCTCTCTCGAGCGTCACGCTTGGCGCTGGTCCATCACACGCCGACGAAGGCGGTGTCAGCTTCTGGTTGCCAGGGGAGTTCGGCAGCCTCGCGGCCGTACCCGGCGCGCCGGGGTGGGCCTTCTCAAGCATCTATATTCATCCTTCGGTGAAGGCGAGTGGGGGAACGACCTTCATCCGGGGCGGACAGTTCGTCGCCGGCGTCACCGGGCGCGGCGACCTCCTCGCGTACGGACCGACCTATATATTCGCCACGCCCGTACTCGGCGGGCAGGCCTCAGTCAGCCTGCTCAATGTGGGCGGACGCAACTGGGCGTCCATATCCGCGACGCTGACCGGCCCCATGGGGAACACCATCGAGGGAACGAAGAGCCAGTCCCTCACGTCTCTGGGCGATCTCCTCCCCCAGGCGTCGCTCAAATGGAACTATGGCGTCCATAATTTCATGGTCTATGGAACCGGCGACATCCCGGTCGGCGATTATGATTCCTCGAGGCTCGCCAATCTCGGCCTTGGCCATGGCGCGATCGATGGGGGCGGCGGCTATACCTATTTCAACCCGGCAAGCGGGCTCGAATTCTCGTCGGTGCTGGGGTTCACGTACAACTTCGAGAACCAACACACGAAATATCAGAACGGCGTCGATGCCCATCTCGATTGGGGCGCCTCCTACTTTCTGACCAAGCAATTCCATTTCGGTGCCGTCGGCTACTACTACCAGCAGCTCACCGGAGACAGCGGCACGGGAGCGAAGCTCGGCCCCTTCAAATCGCGCGTTGCCGGGATCGGCCCGCAGCTCGGCTACATCTTTCCGGTTGGTGACAAAGTGCAAGGCTACTTCAACGTGAAGGCCTATAAGGAGTTCGCGGCCAAGAACCGGCCCGATGGCTGGAACTTCTGGGTGACCGTTTCCTTCTCGGCGGCCCCGCCCCATCCCTCCGAGCCGGAGGCGGTGTCGCTTGTGAGGTGA